The sequence below is a genomic window from Mycobacterium heidelbergense.
AACTCCGACGTTGCAGGCCACCACCGTCGCCCGCATCGATGCGCCCGCGAACCCCTACGCCTACCCCCATTGACGGGGCCGCTTCCTTCTCTCAATTGCTTCGACTGGCGCCGCGGGTCCAGAGCTGATGCCGGCCGAGTTGTCTTGGCAATGGCGCGTTTTCCCACTGCCCGAGCTCGAGCCAATCACGCAGGGCCGCGGCGTCGCCGTCGTCGATGATGGGCCCGACCCAATGGGGCGGTCCGCAGGCGACCCGGTCGTTCGTGCACGGCTGGACCACGGCCATCACGCCGCACCCGGTCGGGCGGGACGCGCAGGTGAGTGGTCCGAGCATGCACGCGGTGGCCACGAGCATGGAATGCGGGCAGCGCCGGATCGTCGGACGTAGCTCGTCGATCACCGAGAGGTCATGGTCGGCCGCGCAGGCCGCACAGACGACGACGGTGAACGGGCGGTCGGTACCGCCGGGCCGGGACGTCACCGCGCCGTGCTCCGGGCCGGGCCGGGTGCCACCCTCATTCCTGCGTTCCAATCGTGTTGCGCCTCAAGGCTCGACGCCTATCGATGGCCGGCGGACTGTCCGGGATAGGGCAGCAGCGCCATTTCGCGCGCGTTCTTGATCGCCGTTTCGACCTGCCGCTGCTGTTGGACCGTCAGACCGGTGACGTGACGGGAGCGAATTTTGCCGCGCTCGGAGATGAACACCCGCAGCGCCGCGGTGTCCTTGTAGTCGACGACGGTGAGCCCGAGGCTGGCGAGAAGGTTCTTCTTCTTGGCGGACCTGACGCCTGGTTGGGCGGCATGCCGAGCCCGCCGGGTTTTGTCGGCCGTCACCAGCTGGCCTTCCGAACGCCGGGTAGCTGGCCGGCGTGCGCCAATTCGCGAAGCCGCACCCTCGACACCCCGAACTTGCGCAGGTGCCCGCGCGGACGCCCGTCGA
It includes:
- the rpsR gene encoding 30S ribosomal protein S18; translation: MVTADKTRRARHAAQPGVRSAKKKNLLASLGLTVVDYKDTAALRVFISERGKIRSRHVTGLTVQQQRQVETAIKNAREMALLPYPGQSAGHR